From the genome of Daphnia pulex isolate KAP4 chromosome 12, ASM2113471v1:
TCCCATCTGGAAAAACGCCACTAAAAAGAGATAGGTTGATGATCCTTAATTGAAAAGCCTGGAAttcaacaaattatttgaGGAGGGAAGTTGGAATTGGGTCAAGTGGTGATGACTTAGCAGGACATGACATATTTAGAGCTACTTTCTGACTAACTGCGATGGGTAGGAAcagagaaaaatcattttttgaatttaaagtTTCATCATTACTAGGAAATTCATCATTTAAAGGCCTCGTTAGACCCCTAGCACGATTTTATTGTTCACAACTCCTAAGCTCCGCCGGCAGGCACCGTGGTGCAATTATCGCTCCGTTGATGGCAAGATTTGTTACTTTAATGTGAAATCGTCAACGAGAGTCAAAAGCCACAGGCTTTGAAAGTTTTCGAAGGTAATTCCTCGATAATTCAATACTATTACTTGTTCTATGCTGTAtaagttttctctttattttgcCTTCGCCGCATCAGCCGGGGACTATGCTACTCCCTATGtcctaaagaaagaaaagccacAAGATTGGAAACACAGATCTGATGTCGACAAGTTGTTAGCGAATGTCCCCGATGGCAGTCATCACCAAGGTATTCAATACTTCCTCCTTATATTAAAAAACGGTGCAGTCGTTCTCTCGTGTATCGACATTTTTATCAATATGTAAGAAATCATTTATTAATTAACGTTTCAGAACGGTGTATTATAAGTCCTCCCGACACAAGTTATTCAATCGCTTAGTGAAGTATGGTGCTTTTTTACTCTCAGCTGCCACCATGTCGGCTCAAGCCAGTACGCAGCTGTTGACTAGACCATCATGAACCAACCAATGCAACACTTATGTAATGATGACTTCGCATCGATCGTCGGTTTCCTGTGCCTATATTTTTGGGCAATTCGCAATCACAGCTTCAAACTACGAGGAACTACACATATACGATTTAAAATACAACACAATCTGCTTAGGAATAACTGGTTATCCAAGTCTATAACTTGGCTGTTTGTTATGCCCTCTAAAACACCTACCAGTTCTAATGAAATTTCGCTTGAACACCTGTGCCTTTCACTAGTGGCTCagattataaatatataaacgaCATTATGATTTTGGAAACCTAGAGTTACTGCGAGAACAAACGAAATGTGATCACTTTTTGTCGTGTGTGGCTGGGTGGCTAGACGGAAACCCTCCAATTTTGTACTTTGGTATTTCAAGTGGATCTGTTTTGTCACATTACCTATCAACAGATCTCACATCTACTGTAAAACAATTCGAAGTTTATTCACTTTGATTTACGTGTCACTAAAAATTTATCATCTCTTAATCATGGGCGAGTggtgaagttttttctttggagaTTCTTCGCTTTGAAGGGAAAATTTGCCATTGCCGtaacggggaaaaaatctgatcTTATTTTGTATTGCTTGGAGACGAAAGCAGTTCTTTTCGATTGAAATCCAAACTCTCCAGGTTTTCCATTGTACCAAATGGAACACAACCCGTTTAGATGCTGTGCTGGCTGTACTTAACTGAGATTGTTTCGCTGCGATGACCACAAGCATGTCTCCAAAATCGATACCAGAAGTGAGCTTTTTGCATGTTGTGCATgtgcatgtttattatttcgatCGTAAGAAATCTTTTAATAAATTGCattgactacattttttttttaaagattttctctctcaattCCCTCGTCATCTTTTAGATGTGTTGTGTACGGTGACTGCTACTTTATTTCTTGCCTGTGAAGACGGCCTGCTAGGTGTGTTGGACGCTTCCGAAAAACGTAGATTCCCCATccacactttgaaaaaatttagatcGTTAAGCACCGATTTAAGTGCTGTTCATTTCAGTCAAGGAAAgttttaaagaattaaaagagTCTTTTCAccagaaataaatataagtaagttcccttttctttcttggttaTTTTCGGATCAAGCAACGATGCTGTGACACTGTTTAGATTTCCAAATTGTTTGATCTGATTCGCCATCCCCAAAAAAGTGCCAGTTCCCAGTTGATGGCATATAAGTTGAAAGGGTTGATGAAGttaaaagtaaattattcttttattttcgtacAACActgttatttaaaattatccTTTATGCCCCCTTGGTGCATACAGCCACAGCCCTTCCGCATCCATAAGTCCTGACCGACCTGATTGGCTAAATCCTCACTTAAATTCACCTGACGAGTGGAAACATTTCTTCAGtcattcaataaaatttcaacaatcataaggtttttttaaatgaactttGACATATGATGATATTGCGAACTCGACCCCGAATCCTTAACTGAAATGTCTTGTACGTGTTAATATTTTGACGCCATTAATGTACTTTTTGTTCATCATAAGTTTAACTTATTAAGTTTGGTAATCGTGTGAATTTGAACGCTATACATATACCAGCTCTTTAACCGACTAGATGTCGTAACAGgaatattatttattcttcaaatTGTTCAACGAAGGTAATCGAATGAATCAAGCGTTACGACAAGCTAATATAAACAACAATTTCCCAGACTGTTGtaaagtaataaataataataaaatatatatttatttgggGTATTCTTGTTCATGGCTGACTGACAAAATCTATCATGGTTGAAAAGTAATCCGAATCATCAACCAAATTACATTAGCGATCTTATCAACTCTTACCACCCCATATCCAGTTGACCGGCATTGTTcgttattgaaaaattcaattttcccgACTGACGAAAATGATATTAAGTTCCTTAAAATGCCGCTTGGATCGCGGGCGTAGCTTGGCCaccagctgttgtgtgttgcaaagtctccctctcccccctccttctaTATATTCGTGGAATCCCACCCCAAGCCGCCAGCGGCAATTGGCGACAATGTCAGCATTGAAGAGTTCTGACCAAGCTACGCCCACTATCCAAGTGGCATTTTAAGGAAGCTTTTAAGTCCCTTGATTATTCTGCTGCCATGGCGTTTGGCTACCTCTCCTGGTAGACCGTGGTTCTGTCATCAGCTGTAAAGCTTGCAGACGACACTGGGCGCCAAGCAAGAAGCAACCAACAAATTGACGTTTGCTTTTGACAAGCCAACAAAAAAGAGCAGACCAATGAACCAACGCGCAAGCCATGGCAACCTCGCGGCGGGCTATATTTAGGATCACATCATTATTGTACTTTGTGCAGTTCTAATGGATTTTTTAGAGTTCCTTAGGTTAAATTCTGTAGTTTTATTCCACTGGAATAAATCTGTTCTACTCATAAAAAGGGAATTGCACAGGAAATTTTGTAAtgtatttgtctttttttctgaattccaGTTTACTTAAAAACAATCTTGGAAAAGTGTTGTTTACGTTTTTCGGGGAATAATCCACAGAGTAATTCGTCCGAGGGAAGAATGGGAAGAATAGGAAATATGGGTTTGCTTTATTCATATACGGGACTTGCAGTTCAATTTAGCTTCACATTTTTCTATAAGTTTTTCTTTGGGCACACATCGTTTCTTTGCTCTCCCTTTTGAAGATGTTTCTCCAGGCCGCCTGAACCCATAAACATTGAATGGCAAAATTCACAGGAAAATGATCTTgaacaaattgtaaaaattaaataaaaaaattaattgtaaaacttaattgaaaaattactgGTGCATCTCTTCATTGTGCAAgcgtaattcattttttgcttTGAAGTCTTTCTTACAACGTCTGCAAgtacaaatttctttttctgtgtgcTTTATTAACCATTTGTTGCTGTGCAACTTGTAGAATTAACAGGAAGTTGTAACTTCTCgcgaaaaatgaaacgagtAACTTTTCCACGTCGATAAAGGAGTTCAAACATCTTTTGGTAGGCATCCGTGATAGCGTAGTCCTTAATGCAATCAATTATTGTGACCTTGtgttctgaagaaaaaaaaattattaaaaaaaatattttaaaaaaataaaaaaaaaatttcaaaacttacTTAAGCCTGGTAAATACACCAGCAATGTACAAGCATACTCATTTCCCTTAGGATAAGTATACTCTTTTTTAACCCagaattttttcttggtgATCTTGTCTAATTCAATTTGGACAACGCAACAGATTTCATCTTCTCTTCTTGAAGTTTCGCTATCTCACTTTTGATTTTGGACTGTTGAACTCCCAAAAGATCAAACTGCTGCCTTTAATCATtgatttcaatctttttcttgtcttctttttttcttgcctcTTCTGACTCGGCCGATTTCTTGAAACTTTACATTTTGTCTGTGGCGCCCTGAAAAAACACTACATATCCCTCCATTGGTCGGTTCTTGTAGCGTACGTCGCTACTTGAATATTCAACacctgaaaaaaatgaaaaaaataaattattttcaatttctaataTCAATTAAATTAGTTAAAATGTTACCATTTGTTGCTGTGAAAGAACTGACAGGTAGCTGCTCAGCAGCAACTggaatttcttccttttggcgGAAAATGTATCCAGTAACTTTTTCGCTACGATAGAgggtttcaaacattttcatatAAGCATCTGTGACGGCGTAGTCCTTTATCGAATTTATGATGGTGATGTTGtattctgtaaaataaaaataagatattaataccaaaaatgtaaaaataaataaaaaaaaaatatttgaacataCTTAATCCATTTTGGAGGAACACCAGCAGTGTACATGCATGTTGGTATCCTTTGGGATACgtattctctctttttttccacttgtTTTTTGTGATGAGTTTGTCTAATTCCACTTGAGCACCGTGGGGGTAAaccccacccccccccccccggttGTAGTGTTTCCTGGACGAAATTTTGGTAATTTGCAAAATTTGTTCCCGGTAGATAATCCCTAAATGTAAATGACTAGAATAAATACACGATAAATACACGACAAAATACTTATGACTAAATTGACTAGAATtggagaattaaaaaaaatatgactaGAATGACTAGAATTGGAGAATTTAatcttaattaattaatcagCATCTATCATCGCTTGTTGCAAAACCATGGCCGGATCTAAGACGGTAGGCTGTAAATGAGGTAAATTTTCTTCGTGTAAATAGCATTTGAAAATGCGTGGAATTGTCTAGCTAACGGATTAACataatgtaaattttaaatacataaaGAATCGTTCGAAATCACCTCAAACTCCTCCACTTCGTCCCGCCCTTAGGTTTCGTAGAACGTCTCTCTTTATGCTGACAAAACGGGCTTATCAATAATAATCCCATAATCTATCATCTCTTCTCATCATCTATAATCTCATGTCATAATCTCATCATATTACCATCTCTTTTCCTCATCATCTAAATTATACAATTATTCCTGTAACTATGGAATAAATACCTGCCTGAAGTTGCCTCATGGGAAGGAGACCAAGTCATAGCGATGGATCGTGTAAGAAAGTTGATTGCCCATCGCATGGTTGGATCTGAAAGAATAGCTCCCCGTGTGACCTCTTTTATACGGTTAGATGTAACCGATATAGTGGCTTATTGGAGAAAACAAGTTAAAGAGGctttcaaaattcaatgttATCTGAACTTaacctattttcctatttgtaTGGCTGTAACGGCACGTGCTTTGCAAGCCTTTCCATTACTCAATACCATCGTTGAAGACGATTATTGGTTTTGCGGTAGCTCTACAATATGGTAAAATGATCGTTCCTGTAGTCAATCAGGTAGAATCATTGGATTTCGTTGCCCTAGCAAGACAAATAGATGCCTTAATTAAAAGAGCACAGAGTGGTAGCCTTACGGGCGATGAGCTAAATGGAGGTAGTTATACCCTTTTTCCAATATTGGCTCTTTCGATAACCTAAGGGGTACATCCATTATCGTTCAACCACAAGTGGCCATTTAAGTCTATTGAAAGCTATTGAAAGGAGGCCCGCTGTAGTCGATGTTCAAGGGAAAGAGACCATAGCCATTCGtgatgaaatgtttttatcccaTACCTATGATCACCGCATCATAGATGGGGCCATTGGGggaaactttttaaaatacctGGCAAAAACATTGAATCGTTCTACTTTTAAAGACTATTatacccaaaaaagaaaaaaatatactatTTAAGgctatttgattattttttcgtatCTAGTATCCCAGAGAGGGTATGTTGTAATAACTTCTCCTCTATacagtttcttgtttttcagtTATGAAAGACTTTTTGCagcatttttttctgtaaGGCAAGTTTTGAAACCCAAATTATAAGCAGAGGTAGAATGATGCAAAAAATCTAATGATTAAACAGGTATGTATATGGCACATATAAATCGAAAAGTTCTAGCTTTTTACCCGTCTGGTTTGTTCCATCCTTTTTTGGTAGCCTCTTGTAAGAAGAACTATTTCTAATACAAATTCTCCACCTTTCAATGTACAAGAGGATTGTTCTGCCGTTCCATCATCTGTTTATAAAAGAATGGATGCACAACCCAATCAACAATGTAGCAGTTGTTGTCAAATATTTCCTAGGAGTGACCCTAATGAGCAACTGATTTACAAAGAACATGAAAACTATTTTAAATGTTCACTGCTGCATATGGCTTCTAGGGAAGGGTATACAAAATTGGTAAAACTACTTGAAATCGCTTCTTTATAAGCCCGGATTGATGTTGTTGATCAGCAATAGTATACGCTTTTGCATTATGCCTTATTACAAGGTCATTTGGATGTAATGGATTTGTTTATCCAATCTAAACAAATAGATATCAACTATAGGGATAATATGAAAATAGCCTACCTACCTGCATATTGCGTCGTTGCTTTATCGACTACAGGTAGTGAAATTTCTGCTCAATGTTCATGGTATATGGTAACCAACTATGGTCAATCGCAAAAGAATTAGTCCCGTTGAGCTGGTTGCATTTTGAGGCCTACTCAGATGCTATTCTTATGGTCTATAAGCCACCGGGTTTTACTTCTTTTGATGTAGTATAAAAGGTCCGTTCTCTGTTAAAGCTAAAAAAGATAGGTCATGTAGGTACATTATATCCTTTGGCCTCAGGCTTACTGTTGCTTTTTATCGACAGGGCCACTAAATAAATTAGTAGCCATCACGCCCATCAGGAACTCAATAAGGTCCGTCGTACTTTGGATAAGGTGACTTCAACGCCGCACTTTTCGCAAACGACGCCCCAACTATTTCCTGCCGTGAAAAAAATCTCCGAAAAAGGCGGCATAATCCGTTCCCTTACATTGACACAGGGAAATGAAGCCGAGATCGCTCACAATAAAATCGCTAAACATTTCCGTTTTAGGAGAGATCTTCCCCTTCTCTGGATTCTTGGCGCAGCGTCTCGACCGTCTCCACACCCTTTTGGGAACCTCTCTGATTGTTCTCGGAATCATTATCGCGACAAGAAGCTATATATACCGACCATATTGTACTGGGTAAGACCACTTTCTCTATGGATTTAGAGACGCCTTTTGATAGCCACTGTAGCTATAGCCACATCGATAGAAGCATGGTAGAGGTTGCAGCAGCTTCTATTGTGGGCACTATAGCTCAGATACCCCCAATGCATTTAGCTGTTAAGGTGAAAGGAGCAAGAGCTTATGCATTGGCTAGAAAAGGCGATAGACCTGAACTGCATCCTCGTTCTATTGtgattcattcttttttcagtttttgacATCAACTTACCTTTTATTGCGTTGAATTATGAACAACAATTTCCGAAGTTTTCGAAGATGCGATTGAATATCTAGAAAATTCAGATTTAGCTGTGCCAAATGATCTGGTATGAATGGTTCGGGATGAATGGTTAGGGTTCTGATTCTGGTTCCAGTGTGCGTACTCAGCATAAACCAGTGCTTGTTTCAGATCCAACAAATCAAGTGAAAATTTAAACCGTTCTACCTATACCTGTTTTACTATCATGTTAGCCATTATAGTAAAACATCCACAAGTAGCCATAGATTGGGAGATGCTGTTATCGTATATTTCACAGATGTAGAAACGTCCATGCGACTGTATGCAAGTTTGAAAAGGGGGATTGGTCTAGCACGTGCTACTAGAAAAAGTATTTTACTGGCCCGTCTAGCGCAAGGTGATCTGAATCAGCTTATTATAGATACAAGCCAATTCACGGaagaaagtatgaaaaaattacccgggatcatttttttcttttcttacaaGTGAGCATCCATTGTTTAATTATACAAGCAGTAGCCTTCCCCTAGAAATTCCCTATAATCATCGGCCTATATGTCTTTATCAGCTGAGATGGTTGGTGGAAAGGTagtgtttttttgaaaaaaatgaaggtgTTTACAGGTAGCATAGAAGAAGATGTATTGCCGATCCCCAACCAGGAGGAATGGAATCTGATGCGGAAGCCTTTGGTATCGAAGTTTCCTGCGGATGATTTACATATTGCTTTCATGCATCAAACTTCGATTAAAGATGATTCGCTTAACTTGATCTTTTATTATATGGTGGAAAGTCCAAATCCAAAACCCATGTTTGCTGATGAACAGGAGGTTATGGATGGCCTAGAAGCATATCTATCTCCGATCCAGCTCAAGAGGATTTGGTGTGCAGGGTTGAAGGTATCGGAGGTACCTGctgtttatttatattattcaaGTTGTACGCAGCAGGTTACCTTTTATGCGGGTTCAGATGGGAGTGTGCCTACACAATGGGTCTATATCAAGCCAAAACATGCCGATAGAGGAATCTTAAAAAATCAGTGTTCACTATGTTGAACCGGTTGTGCCTAAAAAGAAATCTGCATTTAAAAGATGGGGATCAGCTAGATGTAAAAGAATTGGATCTAGTATTGATAACTATTTTATGAGATGTACCTGTATAAGCAGGCAAACTGATTCAGATGGTTCATCTAGTGATGTTTCTCCATGTATTAAAAGGCATAAACTTAAGCATTAAAAGAAGCCTTAAGCAGCCAGTTATAGATAGGGTTAGATGATTAAGGCCGTTGCAACATTTTTCTACTTCAATGGCTTTTTTATGTAAACTTAAACCTAAAGCCTATTTTAGACCAAATTTAGTAACTTGGTGCTATATATAAACCTTTTCTTAACCTTATCCCTAGCAAAGTTTTTGCGGGTGGGATCCCGTGTTGAACTGGTGTGGCTCTCCGGTGTAAAGTGTGATACTGGTGAGTCACACTGGTGTAACACTTCTTGTTCGCGTGATATGGAGCGAATCACACCGGTATTCGTTCTACAGTTCAttctctttgtttgtttttatttggtatAGTTTTGTAATTTTACCCGAGAACGTTCTGGGAATATACACCCGTTTAAACCTCAATTTTGAACTAGTGTTCTCTTCAGTTTTGTTACTCACgcttctaaaaataaatggtgCTCCACACCAGTACCAAACCCTTTCAATTTACTTGTTAATTATTCCAGTTTCAAACCCATCCTATATACTGGTGGGTCGTTCCAGTTTCAAACTGTTCAGTTGCACTGGTATACCACACTAGTTCTTAACCGTTGCAATCTTAAGTTGACACTTCACGGGACCCAACCTCGCAATTTGCAAGAAAACAAGTAATGTCTCATTTAACACAAACTTAGTTGAATACTGGCTAGTTTATTTTGAATCACAccgtaaaattgaaataataattggaATGTAGTCAaacacaataataaataacgcTATCGCCAGGGAGTGATGGACTGATACAGTCCATTGGGTCTCCAAAAtataaatggaaaacaaacaaaaaatgacttCTCGAGGTGCGAAAACCGGAAATCCGAAAACCAAGCCACATATTACATGTCAATAGTATAACACATTAAAGGGTGAAATTGTTCACTAATATTTGCAGTCGATCAATGTGTTGTTTTAGTGTAATCCCATCGTTATCTTCAATGTTCGGTCCTGTTGGAGCGTCAATTACAACCTCATCTTGTTTGTTATCGCGAGAGGTGGCACGATATTCGCGAGCGTGCGTTTTCCTAGCATCGCGTACAAGCTGCTGGATTCGGCcctcatttaatttttctcctttcttctgAGCAAAAATCCTTGCGGCCACTAAATTGCATGGAAAATATGTaagttaaaattttcgaaacaaTTCTGACAGTCATTACGTTACCTCCGAAAACAGCCAACAAATTGAAAAGGCCAGCCATTCCAGGCCTGTTATCTCTGCCCCTTGGGCTCATTTTCCACTGCAAGCTATTGCTGACATCCTTTGCTACCAGGAAGCCCAACATCTGATAGAAAAACTTGTTAACCGTTTTaactgttttcagtttttcgacaaaaacaaaaacctgtATCATTGAAAATTGAGATAGTAAATGGAAATAAACGTAAGTAATTAAAACACGTATACTTACAAGGCTTACTGCCAAAGTGTTGTCTTGCAAAAGTACATCAATGGCTTCCACAGCCTTCGTCGTCGTTACTGGTAATTCTTTTAAGTACGTTTCTACCACAGATGTATGATGATCAAAATCAGTCTCTGCCATTTTGTGGATTGCAACTTTAcgcattttttcaattttttggtctAATGCCTCCAACTTCTCCACGATTAATAGAAAGTTTGTCGACATTTTGGCTTCAATGGCactaattccattttcaacacAGGTTAAGCGTTCAAGGGCTTGATGAAGAACATGCTGGAGCATCCAAGATGGCTCCCTGGGAGGACCTGAACAAAGAATGATTTTAAATAGCATTAAATGTTGTTGATATTCTCAAAGTTTCTTAGTATTAACACCACTGTAACAGATAACACTCACCTCCACTATTAGATGAAGATGTAGAAGGACACAGTTCCAGAGTGTCTAAGTCCATTATTGTTTTATCGGGGATTGGTGTTCCAACTTGTTCCATCGTTTCATCCGGTTGTTCAAGCCAAGTTTGTTCAATTGGTGCTGATAAGTCCCCTGTTACATATATaatccaaattttaaaaactttaagTACATGTACATTGCATATCAATATACCTTGATTACTGTTGTAATCATCATGACTGTTCCAGTTATCTGCAAGGTGAGGCAACACTACATTGTCAATGACGTTGTAGTTATCTAATTCAGAGGAACTTGATTGTAAATCTTTATCGTTGTCGGCCTTGGCCAGACTAGTTGCTGGAACGGCCATCAGTTCCTTTTCCTCAGttgattttttcacttttctcttcttgggCTGCTCCATTTCGGCGtcttctaaaactttttttctttttactcgGTTCCCCCGGCCTAATGACTCATCATTATCAGACTTGAGCAGATCTTCAAAATTCTTCATGCCTTTAGATGCTGCGGTTGCAGCCTTAAAGATCCGATCATGACTCCCTGAAAGAGGATTAATGCAACAAATTAAGAATATCACATGCAACGTAATATACTcaagatttttctgttttacctGGTTTtactaaattgaaaatttgcacAATGTCGTACTCAAACCAATCTTTCGTTGGATAACGaaaccttttaaaaacattacTTCTCCATTGATTCGGTTCTTGATGTCTTCCGTTTGCAGAATGTGTCCCAACGGGGGGGTATAACATGAACTTCATGCACACGGAAACCCAAGTTGTTGGAACACAACTAAAGaaagctttttctttaaagtctTCGTCTGTTTCTACAGTTTTGACCAGGTAATACTTCAAAGAGTTAAGGTTGTTCTGGGCACTTTCCTCACTCGTTTGTTCCAGCCTATGCTCGCCCTTCCAGTGAAGTTGCAATCTACCCACCTATTACAGTAACACAATAACTTTAGcatatgtttgaaaaaaaagttgtcataCAGTAGTAATACCTGGAAAGCACAATAACTAACGGGCGTCACGGCACTAGTTAATAACGAATCCTCTCCACCATTTTCTATCTGAGCACTTTTGCTGACCATTACTTATATCCTACTACGAACAAACAATAACTCGTTATAGCATCTTTGatttcactttaaaaaaaacacgggtACATTTCTAAAAGTAAAGGGGCAAAACGACAGGTTATAAAACTTATTATGTGTTTAATTACCAGATTATACACCAAACTAGAAAACCACGCTTCGAACTTCACTTCCatacaaaaaatatgatgAATTCTGTCTGCTCTTTCAAGTTTCACTAGACCAtgcgtaaaaaaacaaaagacggatGGTGTGCGTATCCATCAAAGCATTAGCCCTGGTATCCATGGTTACTACGTCAAGTCGTCTGTATCTCCTGAAAACTGCGCAGTGCGAGAGTGCATGCTGGAAGCTGTTACAAGCTCTTCATTGGAAATATTTCCCCATAGGTAATAAATAACTACATACATATGTTTTTGTCTTATCTTAAATTATAT
Proteins encoded in this window:
- the LOC124209881 gene encoding uncharacterized protein LOC124209881, encoding MRQLQAGIIYREQILQITKISSRKHYNRGGGGGVYPHGAQVELDKLITKNKWKKRENTYPKGYQHACTLLVFLQNGLKYNITIINSIKDYAVTDAYMKMFETLYRSEKVTGYIFRQKEEIPVAAEQLPVSSFTATNGVEYSSSDVRYKNRPMEGYVVFFQGATDKM
- the LOC124209883 gene encoding uncharacterized protein LOC124209883 encodes the protein MVSKSAQIENGGEDSLLTSAVTPVSYCAFQVGRLQLHWKGEHRLEQTSEESAQNNLNSLKYYLVKTVETDEDFKEKAFFSCVPTTWVSVCMKFMLYPPVGTHSANGRHQEPNQWRSNVFKRFRYPTKDWFEYDIVQIFNLVKPGSHDRIFKAATAASKGMKNFEDLLKSDNDESLGRGNRVKRKKVLEDAEMEQPKKRKVKKSTEEKELMAVPATSLAKADNDKDLQSSSSELDNYNVIDNVVLPHLADNWNSHDDYNSNQGDLSAPIEQTWLEQPDETMEQVGTPIPDKTIMDLDTLELCPSTSSSNSGGPPREPSWMLQHVLHQALERLTCVENGISAIEAKMSTNFLLIVEKLEALDQKIEKMRKVAIHKMAETDFDHHTSVVETYLKELPVTTTKAVEAIDVLLQDNTLAVSLVFVFVEKLKTVKTVNKFFYQMLGFLVAKDVSNSLQWKMSPRGRDNRPGMAGLFNLLAVFGVAARIFAQKKGEKLNEGRIQQLVRDARKTHAREYRATSRDNKQDEVVIDAPTGPNIEDNDGITLKQHIDRLQILVNNFTL